One Fusarium oxysporum f. sp. lycopersici 4287 chromosome 8, whole genome shotgun sequence genomic region harbors:
- a CDS encoding hypothetical protein (At least one base has a quality score < 10), whose translation MKLLTLPPEVIVLITSYMLWENSAQNERDLARLANTCHQLHRVVNPILYRHNRTFSGSSALLWAVERDIPEVVTNACNAGRHPFSVGLTEANEALTAINTSTCGSLYVATILVCFCSFAAGPTGPDDLFKCSAGVIKLLIEHGADAGCLGVEDYSPLAEAVRRNQPLAVEAILQSSKNTGMTKSKAIPASLFHAAAASGSPTLIKLLLQHGANPNIAPDGRFPLTVAAEYGNVEMVKVLLECGVDIDAQYEGDDTPLHMAMKGNHPETIMVLIEAGANVSSADRSGLQPLHMVPQCDKSAEIIDALLAKGADLSAVSNDGLTILQSSAEVSNFDVVRLLLERGANPKISSDRTLLLASRHGQEWIVEHLLNCGCDLEMTDNDGCTPLLAAAQFGSLKVVRMLLIKGANIKATNKSGCESAILAAIGSHADVIRELLGTGNVDLDQQDLDGRTALFYAVLLGHQSVVEALLAHHSPPALNTTDRYGATPFIMAARNGHLALIEHLLPFVNQWDVLHDRDNWGQDALYWAALCKNPQVKNRLESCARDLGMDARPYVGMTIHPHALFTSQTCYCDVCGRCTIHGVRGRSQQCHHCVCAAGGQFLICSSCSRAGAKCRDAGHVWDLYECENGDMSAYDSDSESASESEEGPYDSDGADREQN comes from the coding sequence ATGAAACTGCTCACACTACCTCCCGAAGTGATAGTACTCATCACCTCCTACATGCTGTGGGAAAACAGCGCACAAAACGAGAGAGACCTCGCTAGGCTTGCCAATACCTGCCATCAACTTCATAGAGTGGTTAATCCTATTCTCTACCGTCATAACCGCACCTTCTCAGGAAGCTCAGCCTTGCTATGGGCTGTTGAAAGGGACATTCCAGAGGTCGTAACTAATGCCTGCAATGCAGGCAGACATCCCTTCTCTGTCGGTCTTACCGAGGCAAATGAAGCTTTGACCGCCATCAACACATCGACTTGCGGCAGTCTCTACGTAGCAACCATCCTTGTGTGCTTCTGTTCGTTTGCGGCAGGCCCCACGGGCCCTGACGATCTATTTAAATGTTCTGCCGGAGTGATTAAGTTACTTATAGAACATGGCGCAGACGCAGGCTGCCTTGGTGTCGAAGACTATTCGCCGCTTGCAGAAGCTGTACGAAGAAATCAGCCGCTCGCCGTAGAAGCAATACTACAGAGCAGCAAAAATACAGGCATGACCAAGAGCAAAGCAATACCCGcatctttgttccatgcgGCTGCAGCATCTGGCTCGCCCACTCTCATAAAattgcttcttcagcatGGTGCCAACCCGAATATTGCACCAGATGGGCGGTTCCCCCTCACAGTGGCTGCCGAGTATGGTAACGTCGAGATGGTTAAGGTTCTGCTAGAGTGCGGAGTTGATATTGATGCTCAATATGAAGGGGACGATACCCCATTGCACATGGCTATGAAGGGCAATCACCCTGAAACAATCATGGTGCTCATCGAGGCTGGAGCCAACGTCTCCTCGGCTGATAGGAGCGGCCTTCAACCGTTACACATGGTGCCGCAGTGTGACAAATCTGCAGAGATCATCGATGCTCTATTGGCGAAGGGGGCTGACTTATCTGCTGTTAGCAATGACGGATTAACGATTCTCCAAAGCAGTGCAGAGGTCAGCAACTTCGATGTGgtccgtcttcttcttgaacgGGGCGCAAATCCTAAGATATCCAGTGATCGGACACTGCTGCTAGCATCCCGTCATGGTCAAGAGTGGATCGTTGAGCATCTCCTAAACTGTGGTTGTGATTTGGAGATGACAGACAACGATGGATGCACTCCACTACTCGCCGCAGCACAGTTTGGCTCCCTCAAAGTGGTCCGTATGCTCCTTATAAAAGGTGCCAATATCAAGGCTACCAACAAATCGGGATGCGAGTCAGCCATATTAGCGGCTATTGGCTCGCACGCCGATGTCATACGTGAGCTTCTTGGTACCGGCAACGTTGATCTGGACCAGCAAGACTTGGACGGTCGAACAGCTCTCTTTTATGCCGTCTTGCTTGGCCATCAATCTGTTGTCGAAGCGCTCCTCGCACACCATTCCCCTCCTGCACTCAACACCACAGATAGGTATGGGGCGAcaccattcatcatggccgcACGAAATGGTCATCTGGCACTCATAGaacatcttcttccatttgTCAACCAGTGGGACGTACTACATGATAGAGATAATTGGGGCCAAGATGCTCTGTACTGGGCCGCGCTGTGCAAGAACCCGCAAGTCAAGAATCGCCTCGAATCCTGTGCTCGAGATTTGGGCATGGATGCGCGGCCTTATGTTGGCATGACTATTCATCCCCATGCCCTATTTACAAGCCAGACTTGCTATTGCGACGTGTGTGGGAGATGTACAATACACGGCGTGCGGGGGCGATCCCAACAATGTCATCACTGTGTCTGCGCCGCCGGAGGCCAGTTTCTCATTTGCTCGTCTTGCTCTAGAGCCGGCGCAAAGTGCAGGGACGCCGGTCATGTATGGGACCTTTATGAATGCGAGAATGGGGATATGTCTGCGTATGATTCGGACTCTGAGTCCGCCTCCGAGTCCGAAGAAGGGCCGTACGATAGTGATGGTGCCGACAGAGAGCAGAATTAA